Proteins encoded by one window of Anticarsia gemmatalis isolate Benzon Research Colony breed Stoneville strain chromosome 15, ilAntGemm2 primary, whole genome shotgun sequence:
- the LOC142978762 gene encoding uncharacterized protein LOC142978762 isoform X1 → MRAPLAAAACAALLLCSPAILVLGYQDQRGYQVEDAYQDDALDVLDGSSPCPTDRILRSRETCHVDGADIQCIKLRCCDTHVYIAGRCVPKNVDPCSLQLCEQACEVRGQSVWCGCHNGFQFHSENYRRKTQPYCVDVDECATNNGGCEQRCINDPGSFHCECSQPLTLANDGKKCERPTPLAIPLYRFQEPLPLVRASSRCYAPCDTVTWLSRKVKQLGDQLRTTHSALKKLMDNPMLKDGEDRFAEGTYAYRVLDSTAPLEGGYCRCERGPRGPAGPPGADGPKGDAGPRGPRGQRGPKGSLDLMLLMIADLRHDIQNLEAKVYQEGEKPERFNLQKAWRRQRKQEKLDRESRTEQELEAYTAPPVDGPVDISPNGINGEILHESTTDWTLVKGDPDTSDLPLGLMDDMVALEKLRQYHILANTSSTTEEEEEDTDNDYDYSFY, encoded by the exons ATGCGCGCGCCGCTCGCAGCCGCGGCCTGCGCCGCGTTACTTTTGTGCTCCCCTGCTATCCTGGTACTCGGCTACCAGGACCAGAGAGGATACCAAGTTGAGGACGCGTACCAAGACGATGCGTTAGACGT ATTAGACGGTAGTTCCCCATGTCCGACGGACCGAATACTGCGCTCCCGTGAGACGTGTCATGTGGATGGCGCTGATATTCAGTGCATCAAATTGCGCTGCTGTGATACTCATGTTTACATCGCTGGGAG ATGTGTACCAAAGAACGTAGACCCGTGCAGTCTGCAGTTATGTGAACAGGCGTGTGAAGTTCGAGGTCAGAGTGTATGGTGCGGTTGTCACAACGGCTTTCAGTTCCACAGCGAAAACTACAGGAGGAAAACGCAGCCGTACTGTGTTG ATGTGGATGAATGCGCAACAAACAACGGTGGTTGTGAGCAGCGATGTATAAATGATCCAGGCAGCTTCCATTGCGAGTGTTCACAGCCCCTGACTTTAGCCAACGATGGCAAGAAGTGCGAGAGACCAACACCTTTGGCAATACCA TTATACCGTTTTCAGGAGCCGCTACCGCTAGTAAGAGCATCTTCCCGGTGTTACGCACCATGTGACACCGTGACCTGGCTGTCGAGGAAGGTCAAGCAACTCGGAGACCAGCTCCGTACCACACATTCAGCACTGAAGAAGTTGATGGACAACCCTATGTTGAAAGATG gTGAAGACCGATTCGCAGAAGGGACATACGCGTACAGGGTCCTTGATTCAACAGCGCCACTAGAAGGAGGATATTGTCGGTGTGAAAGAGGACCAAGG GGACCAGCCGGTCCACCCGGTGCTGATGGTCCGAAGGGTGACGCTGGGCCAAGAGGGCCACGAGGTCAGCGAGGACCCAAAGGATCCTTGGATCTGATGCTGCTCATGATAGCTGACCTACGACATGATATACAGAACTTAGAAGCTAAAGTGTATCAAGAAGGGGAAAA gCCAGAACGATTCAACTTACAAAAAGCATGGCGTCGTCAAAGAAAACAGGAGAAGTTGGACCGGGAGAGCAGAACGGAACAGGAGTTAGAAGCTTACACCGCACCACCAGTAGATGGACCTGTTGATATTTCGCCCAATG GTATAAATGGGGAAATCCTTCACGAATCAACTACAGACTGGACTCTGGTAAAAGGCGATCCCGACACATCAGACCTGCCCCTCGGCTTGATGGACGACATGGTGGCGTTAGAGAAACTAAGGCAGTACCACATTCTAGCAAACACGAGCAGTACCACggaggaagaagaagaagacacaGACAATGATTACGATTACAGCTTCTACTAG
- the LOC142978762 gene encoding uncharacterized protein LOC142978762 isoform X2: MRAPLAAAACAALLLCSPAILVLGYQDQRGYQVEDAYQDDALDVLDGSSPCPTDRILRSRETCHVDGADIQCIKLRCCDTHVYIAGRCVPKNVDPCSLQLCEQACEVRGQSVWCGCHNGFQFHSENYRRKTQPYCVDVDECATNNGGCEQRCINDPGSFHCECSQPLTLANDGKKCERPTPLAIPEPLPLVRASSRCYAPCDTVTWLSRKVKQLGDQLRTTHSALKKLMDNPMLKDGEDRFAEGTYAYRVLDSTAPLEGGYCRCERGPRGPAGPPGADGPKGDAGPRGPRGQRGPKGSLDLMLLMIADLRHDIQNLEAKVYQEGEKPERFNLQKAWRRQRKQEKLDRESRTEQELEAYTAPPVDGPVDISPNGINGEILHESTTDWTLVKGDPDTSDLPLGLMDDMVALEKLRQYHILANTSSTTEEEEEDTDNDYDYSFY; encoded by the exons ATGCGCGCGCCGCTCGCAGCCGCGGCCTGCGCCGCGTTACTTTTGTGCTCCCCTGCTATCCTGGTACTCGGCTACCAGGACCAGAGAGGATACCAAGTTGAGGACGCGTACCAAGACGATGCGTTAGACGT ATTAGACGGTAGTTCCCCATGTCCGACGGACCGAATACTGCGCTCCCGTGAGACGTGTCATGTGGATGGCGCTGATATTCAGTGCATCAAATTGCGCTGCTGTGATACTCATGTTTACATCGCTGGGAG ATGTGTACCAAAGAACGTAGACCCGTGCAGTCTGCAGTTATGTGAACAGGCGTGTGAAGTTCGAGGTCAGAGTGTATGGTGCGGTTGTCACAACGGCTTTCAGTTCCACAGCGAAAACTACAGGAGGAAAACGCAGCCGTACTGTGTTG ATGTGGATGAATGCGCAACAAACAACGGTGGTTGTGAGCAGCGATGTATAAATGATCCAGGCAGCTTCCATTGCGAGTGTTCACAGCCCCTGACTTTAGCCAACGATGGCAAGAAGTGCGAGAGACCAACACCTTTGGCAATACCA GAGCCGCTACCGCTAGTAAGAGCATCTTCCCGGTGTTACGCACCATGTGACACCGTGACCTGGCTGTCGAGGAAGGTCAAGCAACTCGGAGACCAGCTCCGTACCACACATTCAGCACTGAAGAAGTTGATGGACAACCCTATGTTGAAAGATG gTGAAGACCGATTCGCAGAAGGGACATACGCGTACAGGGTCCTTGATTCAACAGCGCCACTAGAAGGAGGATATTGTCGGTGTGAAAGAGGACCAAGG GGACCAGCCGGTCCACCCGGTGCTGATGGTCCGAAGGGTGACGCTGGGCCAAGAGGGCCACGAGGTCAGCGAGGACCCAAAGGATCCTTGGATCTGATGCTGCTCATGATAGCTGACCTACGACATGATATACAGAACTTAGAAGCTAAAGTGTATCAAGAAGGGGAAAA gCCAGAACGATTCAACTTACAAAAAGCATGGCGTCGTCAAAGAAAACAGGAGAAGTTGGACCGGGAGAGCAGAACGGAACAGGAGTTAGAAGCTTACACCGCACCACCAGTAGATGGACCTGTTGATATTTCGCCCAATG GTATAAATGGGGAAATCCTTCACGAATCAACTACAGACTGGACTCTGGTAAAAGGCGATCCCGACACATCAGACCTGCCCCTCGGCTTGATGGACGACATGGTGGCGTTAGAGAAACTAAGGCAGTACCACATTCTAGCAAACACGAGCAGTACCACggaggaagaagaagaagacacaGACAATGATTACGATTACAGCTTCTACTAG
- the epsilonCOP gene encoding coatomer subunit epsilon, which yields MARQQQDVDELFDVKNAFYVGNYQQAINEAQGVSPSTPLVALQRDAFLYRSYIAQGNYRIVLQELKTADPMLQPLKTLVDYLSPDANKPAIVADIDARVAKGTELANEVFLIVAATIYYHEDNYEAALKILHNAESLELRAFTLQCLLAMNRPDLARKQLKALQDIEDDSTLTQLAQAWLNLSQGGPGVQDAHYSIMELSERLGALGAGPAAVGAAAAASRGMWEESEQMLTEAQARAPQQPDLLLGLAVTAAHSGKAPEVFSRYIAQLLDSHPDHPFTKDYHAKTNEFKRLAAQYQPSVPS from the exons ATGGCACGTCAGCAGCAAGACGTTGATGAGCTATTCGAtgttaaaaatgcattttatgtTGGAAATTACCAACAAGCAATCAATGAGGCGCAAGGTGTATCT CCATCCACACCTCTGGTAGCGCTCCAACGAGATGCTTTCCTGTACCGTTCGTACATCGCTCAGGGCAACTACAGGATTGTGTTGCAAGAGCTTAAGACGGCTGATCCCATGCTCCAGCCCCTAAAGACGCTGGTGGACTACCTCTCTCCTGATGCCAACAAGCCTGCGATTGTCGCTGACATCGATGCTAGG GTAGCGAAAGGTACAGAATTGGCAAATGAGGTCTTCCTGATTGTAGCAGCAACCATCTACTACCATGAGGACAACTATGAGGCAGCACTTAA GATCCTCCACAATGCTGAGTCTCTGGAGCTCCGTGCATTCACTCTTCAATGTCTCCTAGCCATGAACAGACCAGACTTGGCTCGCAAGCAGCTCAAAGCTCTGCAGGATATTGAGGATGATAGTACTCTCACACAACTGGCACAAGCTTGGCTGAATCTGTCTCAG GGTGGTCCAGGAGTGCAAGATGCTCACTACAGTATAATGGAATTGTCTGAACGCCTGGGCGCGCTCGGAGCAGGACCTGCAGCTGTTGGAGCAGCCGCTGCTGCTTCCAGAG GAATGTGGGAGGAGTCTGAGCAGATGTTGACGGAAGCACAGGCGCGTGCTCCGCAACAACCAGACTTGTTGCTGGGACTTGCCGTGACAGCTGCACACAGTGGCAAGGCACCTGAG GTATTCAGTCGCTACATAGCGCAGCTGTTAGACAGCCACCCTGACCATCCGTTCACAAAGGACTACCACGCGAAGACCAACGAGTTCAAACGTCTCGCCGCGCAGTACCAACCCTCTGTGCCGAGTTAA